The following are encoded together in the Humulus lupulus chromosome 5, drHumLupu1.1, whole genome shotgun sequence genome:
- the LOC133779077 gene encoding probable UDP-N-acetylglucosamine--peptide N-acetylglucosaminyltransferase SEC yields the protein MSSDMIARMINEDKIQILVNLNGYTKGARNEIFAMQPATIQISYMGFPGTTGTDYIHYLVTDEFVSPSQFSHIYSEKIVHLPHCYFVNDYKQVCCVN from the exons ATGTCATCTGATATGATTGCCAGGATGATTAACGAGGATAAAATACAGATCCTTGTCAATCTTAATGGTTATACTAAG GGGGCAAGAAATGAAATATTTGCCATGCAGCCGGCCACTATACAGATTTCTTACATGGGATTTCCTGGAACTACAGGCACGGACTATATACATTACCTGGTTACTGATGAG TTTGTGTCACCTTCTCAATTCAGTCATATTTATTCAGAAAAGATTGTCCATCTTCCTCATTGTTACTTTGTAAATGATTACAAGCAGGTTTGTTGTGTAAATTAG